The genomic region CGCGAGAGATCGTTGCGGGCGAGATCGACGAGCATGAGGTGCTCCGCGCGTTCCTTCGCGTCGGCGAGCAGCTCCGACTCGAGCTCTGCGTCTTCTTCCGGCGTGGCGCCCCTCGGCCGGGAGCCCGCGATCGGATGCGTGTACGCGCGCCGCTCCTGCACCTTCACGAGCGCCTCCGGCGAGGATCCGACGACGGTGTACGGCTCGCCGTTCGCCCGCTCGAGCTGCAACAGGTACATGTACGGGCTGGGGTTCAGGCTGCGCAGCACGCGGTACACGTCGAGCGGGTCGGCCGTGGTCGGCAGCTCGAAGCGCTGCGAGATGACGACCTGGAAGATGTCGCCCGCCCTGATGCGCTCCTTGGCGACGTCGACGGACTTCAGGAAGTCCTCGCGCTTCGTGCGGGAGACCGCGGCGGGCGCGACGGTGAAGTCGGCCAGCGCAAGATGGGCGTCGGCGGGGCGGGACAGGCCGTCCTGCATGTTGTCGAGCCGCGTCTGGGCGGCGGTCCACAGCGCCTCGGTGTCGTCGGTTCCGTCGGCGAGCACGTTCGCGATGAGCTGCACGGTGCCGAAACGGTGATCGACAGCCACCAGGTCGGAGACGAAGCACAGCGCCTGGTCGGGAACATCGAATTCGGCCGGCGGCTGGTCGGGCAGCCGCTCCAGCTGGCGAACGGCCTCCCAGCCGATGAACCCGACGAGCCCACCGGTCAGCGGGGGAAGACCTGGCACGGGTTCGGAACGCCAGCGCTCGTAGAGACGCGCGAGAAGCTCGAGGGAGGGGGTCTCGTCGAGGCGGGCCGCGGCATCCTCGCCGAACGCCCGCTGTGCGTCGACGCCGTAGTCGAGCCAGACGGAGTCGTCGCCGCGCTGGGTGAGCACGCCGAAGGCCGCGATGCCCACGAACGAGTAGCGCGAGAAGATGCCGCCCTGCTCCGCGGACTCGAGAAGGAAGGTTCCAGGGGCTCCGTTCGCCAGCTTGCGGTAGATGCCGACGGGAGTCTCACCGTCGGCGAAGAGCTCGCGCACGACCGGGATGACCCGTCTCGTCTCCAGCAGCTCGTCGAACTGAGCCCTGGTCGTCGAGGCGCTCACGAGCGCTCCGCCAGGTCGATCACGACGGGGTCGAGCCGGTCGGTGTCGAAGCAGGTGCGGGTGCCGGTGTGACAGGCGGCGCCGATCTGCTCCACCCTGATCAGCAGGGTGTCGCCGTCGCAGTCCAGCGCCGCTCCGCGCACGTACTGCACGTGGCCCGACGTGTCGCCCTTGCGCCAGTACTCCTGACGCGACCGCGACCAGAAGGTCACGCGGCCCTCCGTCATGGTGCGCAGGAACGCCTCACGGTCCATCCAGCCCACCATGAGCACCTCTTTGCTGTCCCACTGCTGGACGACCGTGGTGAGCAGACCCTTCTCATCGAAGCGAACCCGCTCGAGGATGCCCGCCGCAGCCTCGCGCGTCAGCCCGCCCGCGCGCGCCACGGCCTCGTCATCGCCGCTCACCTTCGCACCTCCACCCCGGTGTCGGCCAGCGCCTGCTTGACCTCGCCGATCGTCATCAGTCCATCGTGGAACACACTCGCCGCGAGCACCGCGTCGGCGCCGGCCGCCACGGCGGGCGTGAAGTCGCCGACGGCGCCAGCTCCCCCGGAGGCGATCACGGGAACCGTGCTGTTCTCGCGCATCAGACGCACGAGCTCGAGGTCGAAGCCCTGCTTCGTGCCGTCGGCGTCGATCGAGTTGACGAGCAGTTCGCCTGCACCGAGCTCGACGGCGCGACGGGCCCAGGCGACGGCATCCAGGTCGGTCTCCGTGCGGCCGCCGTGCGTCGTCACCACGAAGCCGGACTCGGTGCGCGGCGAGCGCTTGACGTCGAGCGAGAGCACGAGCACCTGGGCGCCGAATCTGTCGGCGATCTCGGCGATGAGCTCGGGCCGGGCGATCGCCGCGCTGTTCACGCCGACCTTGTCCGCGCCGCTGCCGAGCAGCCGGGCCACATCGTCGGTGGAGCGCACCCCGCCGCCGACGGTGAGCGGGATGAACACCTGCTCGGCGGTGCGGCGCACCACGTCGTACGTGGTGGCGCGCTCCTCCACGGTGGCGGTGACGTCGAGGAACGTGAGCTCGTCAGCGCCCTGCTCGTAGTAGCGCGCGGCGAGCTCGACCGGGTCGCCGGCATCACGCAGGTTCAGGAAGTTGACGCCCTTGACGACGCGGCCGCCTGCCACGTCGAGACACGGGATGACCCTCACCGCGAGCGACACGTCAGAGCCTCGCAGCGTGGATCGGAGTGACCAGGATGGCTCGCGCGCCCAGTTCGTACAGGTCGTCCATGATGCGGTTGGTGCTCGTCTTCGGCACCATCGCCCGCACGGCCACCCAGCCCGTGTCGCGCAGCGGCGAGATGGTCGGAGACTCGACGCCCGGCGTGAGCGCCACGGCCTTCTCGATGAGGTGCGACGGCAGGTCGTAGTCGATGAGCACGTACCGCCTGGCGACCATCACGCCCTGCAGGCGCCGC from Humibacter ginsenosidimutans harbors:
- a CDS encoding anthranilate synthase component I, whose protein sequence is MSASTTRAQFDELLETRRVIPVVRELFADGETPVGIYRKLANGAPGTFLLESAEQGGIFSRYSFVGIAAFGVLTQRGDDSVWLDYGVDAQRAFGEDAAARLDETPSLELLARLYERWRSEPVPGLPPLTGGLVGFIGWEAVRQLERLPDQPPAEFDVPDQALCFVSDLVAVDHRFGTVQLIANVLADGTDDTEALWTAAQTRLDNMQDGLSRPADAHLALADFTVAPAAVSRTKREDFLKSVDVAKERIRAGDIFQVVISQRFELPTTADPLDVYRVLRSLNPSPYMYLLQLERANGEPYTVVGSSPEALVKVQERRAYTHPIAGSRPRGATPEEDAELESELLADAKERAEHLMLVDLARNDLSRVCVAGSVEVTEFMRVERFSHIMHIVSSVEGDLRDDATAIDVFRSTFPAGTLSGAPKPRALEIIDELEPAQRGVYGGVVGYFGFGGDADLAIAIRTATIMDGVARVQAGGGLVADSVPVGEFIESQNKAAAPLRAVAIAEAMERVV
- the hisI gene encoding phosphoribosyl-AMP cyclohydrolase, producing the protein MLERVRFDEKGLLTTVVQQWDSKEVLMVGWMDREAFLRTMTEGRVTFWSRSRQEYWRKGDTSGHVQYVRGAALDCDGDTLLIRVEQIGAACHTGTRTCFDTDRLDPVVIDLAERS
- the hisF gene encoding imidazole glycerol phosphate synthase subunit HisF, producing the protein MSLAVRVIPCLDVAGGRVVKGVNFLNLRDAGDPVELAARYYEQGADELTFLDVTATVEERATTYDVVRRTAEQVFIPLTVGGGVRSTDDVARLLGSGADKVGVNSAAIARPELIAEIADRFGAQVLVLSLDVKRSPRTESGFVVTTHGGRTETDLDAVAWARRAVELGAGELLVNSIDADGTKQGFDLELVRLMRENSTVPVIASGGAGAVGDFTPAVAAGADAVLAASVFHDGLMTIGEVKQALADTGVEVRR